In a single window of the Natronogracilivirga saccharolytica genome:
- a CDS encoding O-acetylhomoserine aminocarboxypropyltransferase/cysteine synthase family protein, producing MSDKAEDRPFQFETLQLHAGQEKDPATNARAVPIYQTTSYVFNDTEHAASLFGLKEFGNIYSRIMNPTNDVFEKRIAALEGGVAAVATSSGQAAQFLTIITIAQKGDNIISTSNLYGGTYNQFKVSLPRLGIDVAFVEDDDPGAYEAKIDDNTKAIYVESLGNPKSNVPDLEGLAAVAQKHGIPLIVDNTFGAAGAIARPIDFGANIVVSSATKWIGGHGTSIGGVLVDAGNFNWGNGKFPLFDQPSPGYHGLNFWEVFGEDGPFGNIAFAIRARVEGLRDFGPSQSPFNSFLLLQGIETLSLRAERHCENALELAKWLDDHDKVEWVNYAGLPGHPYHNLAKKYLNPGKFGAVLTFGIKGGYEAGKKFINSTVLASHLANVGDAKTLVIHPSSTTHQQLSDEEQRSSGVTEDLVRVSVGLEHIDDIKYDFEVAFSKSV from the coding sequence ATGTCAGATAAAGCAGAAGACAGACCCTTTCAGTTTGAAACGCTCCAGTTGCATGCCGGACAGGAGAAGGATCCTGCCACCAATGCGCGGGCGGTCCCGATCTATCAAACCACATCTTACGTCTTCAACGACACAGAGCATGCGGCATCTCTGTTCGGACTAAAGGAATTCGGCAATATCTACTCCCGGATCATGAATCCGACAAACGATGTGTTCGAAAAGCGCATCGCCGCGCTGGAAGGCGGAGTAGCTGCTGTTGCAACGTCATCCGGACAGGCAGCGCAGTTTCTTACCATCATTACCATCGCACAGAAAGGGGACAATATCATATCCACCAGCAATCTTTACGGCGGTACGTACAACCAGTTCAAGGTTTCTCTGCCGCGGCTCGGCATAGATGTCGCATTTGTTGAAGATGATGATCCCGGAGCTTACGAGGCCAAAATTGACGACAACACCAAGGCCATATACGTGGAGTCACTTGGCAACCCGAAATCCAATGTGCCGGACCTTGAAGGTCTTGCCGCTGTAGCTCAAAAACACGGAATTCCGCTTATAGTGGACAATACCTTCGGAGCCGCCGGTGCCATCGCCCGCCCGATCGACTTCGGAGCCAATATCGTGGTCTCTTCTGCTACAAAATGGATTGGCGGACACGGAACATCTATCGGCGGCGTTCTGGTTGATGCCGGCAACTTCAACTGGGGCAACGGCAAGTTTCCGTTGTTTGATCAGCCCTCCCCCGGCTACCACGGACTGAACTTCTGGGAAGTATTCGGGGAGGACGGACCGTTCGGAAACATCGCTTTTGCCATAAGGGCAAGGGTTGAAGGACTCCGGGACTTCGGCCCGTCCCAGTCTCCGTTCAACAGCTTTTTGCTTCTGCAGGGCATTGAGACGCTTTCGTTGCGGGCAGAACGCCACTGTGAGAATGCGCTTGAACTTGCAAAGTGGCTGGATGACCACGACAAAGTCGAATGGGTCAATTATGCCGGTCTGCCGGGTCACCCCTACCATAATCTTGCCAAAAAGTATCTGAATCCGGGCAAATTCGGCGCGGTTCTTACTTTTGGCATAAAAGGCGGCTATGAGGCCGGCAAGAAGTTTATCAACAGCACTGTGCTTGCGAGTCATCTGGCCAATGTCGGTGATGCCAAAACGCTGGTCATACACCCCTCATCTACCACGCACCAGCAGCTCAGTGATGAAGAGCAGCGGTCAAGTGGCGTGACGGAAGATCTGGTGCGGGTGTCGGTCGGCCTTGAGCATATTGATGACATCAAATATGACTTTGAGGTGGCTTTTTCAAAGTCTGTCTGA
- the era gene encoding GTPase Era, translating into MAQNQEKTHTSGYAGIIGQPNAGKSTLFNYLLGQKLSIITHKAQTTRHRIQGIYSDEESQIIFLDTPGIIQPRYLLQEKMMDQVARLRTDADLLIHIVDGERPPGKDDVVWETLDELNLPVMLVVNKVDLISQERLLEVQQQCTEMRDYIEVIPVSALHGVGVDELVRRLKQRLPEGPEFYSKEEVSDLPLRFFVSELIREQLFILYQQEIPYSCAVNVIEYKEGDEMDRIHAEIVVNRESQKGILIGKKGKMLKELGIRSRKSVEELVGKKVHLELFVKVREKWREKENFLKSYGYR; encoded by the coding sequence ATGGCACAAAATCAGGAAAAAACACACACTTCGGGTTACGCAGGCATCATCGGCCAGCCCAATGCCGGCAAATCGACACTATTCAACTATCTGCTCGGACAAAAGCTGTCCATCATAACGCATAAGGCGCAGACCACCAGGCACCGCATTCAGGGCATATATTCCGATGAGGAGTCCCAGATAATTTTTCTGGATACGCCCGGAATCATTCAGCCCCGTTATCTGCTGCAGGAAAAGATGATGGACCAGGTTGCGCGGCTGCGAACGGATGCCGATCTGCTCATTCATATCGTCGACGGTGAACGACCGCCCGGGAAAGATGATGTGGTCTGGGAGACACTTGACGAACTGAATCTTCCGGTAATGCTCGTGGTGAACAAGGTGGATCTGATCAGCCAGGAGCGGCTGCTGGAAGTGCAGCAGCAGTGTACGGAAATGCGTGACTACATTGAAGTCATCCCTGTTTCTGCTCTTCACGGAGTGGGTGTGGACGAACTGGTGCGGCGGCTGAAGCAGCGGCTGCCGGAAGGACCGGAATTCTACTCCAAAGAAGAGGTCAGTGATCTGCCTCTGCGATTTTTTGTATCCGAACTTATCCGCGAGCAGCTGTTCATTCTCTACCAGCAGGAAATTCCCTATTCCTGCGCCGTGAATGTGATCGAATACAAGGAAGGAGACGAGATGGACCGGATCCACGCTGAAATTGTTGTTAACCGTGAATCTCAAAAAGGCATTCTTATCGGTAAAAAAGGTAAAATGCTCAAGGAGCTCGGAATACGTTCCCGGAAATCCGTTGAAGAACTGGTAGGAAAAAAGGTGCACCTGGAACTGTTCGTTAAGGTGCGCGAGAAATGGCGGGAGAAAGAAAACTTTCTCAAAAGCTATGGTTACCGGTAG
- a CDS encoding pyridoxine 5'-phosphate synthase, producing the protein MRKLLVNIDHVATLRNARGETVPDPVEAAVVAEKAGASGIVFHLREDRRHIRDDDVIRLRDVVQGIFDFEMAATDEMISFCSRMKADYATLVPESREELTTEGGLNMRKVKEDFEQRVFPPLKENGIQISLFVDPAEADIRISAELGAEAVELHTGTYANAPSGFAREKELDRLRNAAEMAHELGLKVNAGHGLNFSNIQPLLDNVPHLNDISIGHALIADALFNGLENTVRRMADLIRG; encoded by the coding sequence ATGAGAAAACTGCTGGTAAACATTGATCATGTAGCCACACTTCGCAACGCGAGAGGAGAAACGGTGCCCGACCCGGTGGAAGCTGCCGTTGTAGCCGAAAAGGCCGGCGCATCAGGGATTGTCTTTCATCTGAGGGAAGACCGCAGGCATATTCGTGACGATGATGTTATCCGGCTTCGGGATGTGGTGCAGGGGATTTTCGATTTTGAAATGGCGGCAACCGACGAAATGATCAGCTTCTGCTCGCGTATGAAAGCAGACTATGCAACGCTTGTTCCTGAAAGCCGGGAGGAGCTGACCACCGAAGGCGGACTGAACATGCGGAAGGTAAAAGAGGATTTTGAACAAAGAGTTTTTCCGCCGCTGAAAGAAAACGGTATTCAGATCAGCCTTTTTGTCGATCCGGCCGAGGCTGATATCCGGATATCAGCGGAGCTTGGCGCCGAGGCCGTTGAGCTGCATACCGGCACCTATGCCAATGCTCCGTCCGGTTTCGCCCGGGAGAAAGAGCTGGACCGCCTGCGGAATGCTGCCGAAATGGCTCATGAACTGGGTTTGAAAGTGAACGCCGGTCATGGGCTGAATTTCAGCAACATTCAGCCGCTTCTTGACAACGTCCCCCATTTGAATGATATCAGTATCGGACACGCATTGATTGCCGATGCCCTGTTCAACGGGCTGGAAAATACCGTTCGCCGCATGGCCGACCTGATCAGGGGGTAG